TATGGTGAGGATGTCGAGCGATAATCCCACACTCGAAGGCAAGTCCCGCCACGAGGTCACGATCACGGAAGAACACCGCGAGCGAATGCTGGAGTTGTTCGACTCGCCGAAGATCACCGACGCGATCCGACAGTCGTCGCTGCGCGGGATGGAGTGCAAACAGCAGACTCGGGAATGCAACTGCGAGTGTGGGGGTGAAAGCGGTTAATCCTCTGGTTCAGAAACCAACTCGTAGAGTCCGTCGTCGTAGAGATTGCGTGTGTGGCCATGTTCCGTCAGCCGCTGTAACCGCTGGCTGATGTAGGTGCTGGTGATCTCTTTCCGACGGCCTTCATCAATCACGCGATCACGGGCGTACACTGGTGTCACACGTCCTTCTTTGAGATACCCGACGAGAATCGCGTCGATCTCACGGAGGTCGTTCTTCGAGAGCGCCATACCGACTCTTTCCTCGGCTTGCATTACACGCTTTTGCTACGAACCCGCCGCATAAAGTGTTTGTGTTGCAAGCGTGAGATGGTGGTTTGAGTCACAAGTTTTATTAGCACAGGGTCTAACGGTTAGGTATGAGCGGGATGCCGACGCGAGAAATCGGCCGGGCGGTAGGACGCCCGACCCCGCTCCCAGGTAATGGAAGCATGTCCACATTCGCACCCACCGCTGAAAACTCCAGCGACACGACGGCCGCACAGCCCACGACCATCCAGACGGAGCGCGCGACCCCTGTAGCACTCGACGGTGCGACGGCCATCTTCGTGCCGGCATACACCCGCACCGACGACGGCCACGCACTCGAACAGACCCGCGACGAACTCACCCACCTCGTCGGGGTCTACTCGGAACCCGATGTCCGCAAGCAGCTCGGCGAGGAGTACGAACCCTACGAGATTGAGCGAGCGATCGAGCGCGGCGAGCGCATGACTCAGGAGCACCAGGAAAACGTCTTGGCGGCGATCCGAGTCGCAGAACAGAACGAAGAGCGCGATCTCGACCGCGGCGAGGGCGTCATGGCGGACGGTGGGGCGCTCACGGTCCACGACGGCGACACCGACACCACCGAAACCATCGAAGCGGACGGTGGCGAGGGCGACTCGGACAACGCCGAACGCCTCGCCCGCGGCGAGGCTCCACTCCCCGACGCCGTGAATGGCTGTCAGTATTGCGGCGCGGATCGAGACGCCATGCACTGCACGGAGGAGGACAGCCACGTCGCGCCCCACAGCCACCACGGGGCGCGGCACACTGTCATCTCGTGCGACGAGTGCGACGGCGCGCACATCACGGTCTCGCAGGTTCAGACGCGGGTCAACCGCCCATCGCGGCCGACGCACACGAAATCGATCTGGGTCATCCCCGACGAGTTCGTCCTGTGCGTGTGCATGGACGGCCACATCGTCGACCGCGTCGAGAAGGTCGGCCGCGGCGAAGAGTTCTACACCGCGTTGCTCGACGGCGAACTCAACTGTGAGTGTGGCGCAACCGTGACCCACGTCGAGGGGCGCTTTGAGCGCAACGCGGACGGAACGCCCGTCGAACCCCTGCCGGAGCCCGATCACTGATGACGGACCCTCTCAACGCCCGACAGGCCTTGGAGGGCATCGAACTCCCGCAGCCGACTCGCTGCCGTGACTGCCACGTCAAACAGTACGAGACGACTCCGATCTCGGTCGTCGCGGAACGACCCCACGACGCGGCGGAGTGGCATGTCGTGTGCGCGATGTGCGTTGCCTGCGCAGGCACCACAGTTCGACCCTCGCCAGCGGCCGATCGGATCCTCGCGGAGGGCGAGATCGCCATGACGGCTGACACTGGTGCGCAAGAACATTGGCCGGTGCTCATCCGCGTGGACGTCGTCGAGACGCACGAGCTGGCGGCGCGAGGGGTGGAGGTATGATGCCCACCTCGCTCCAGCGCACGCGCGATGAGTGCCCCGACTGCGGCGGCAGTACGAACGTCTGTCGCCTGCGCGACCTCGTGACGCCCGAGACGAAAACCGTCACGTACTGCGAGGATGGGTGCACCTGGACGGAGGCCGCGTGATGGACGACATCATCGAAGGGAACGGCAACCGTGACATGACGGTGGCCGACGCGGTGCTCGATCCCGACGGCCGGCTGTTGATCGATACGGACGCCCGCCGAGACGGGAACCACGACCTGCGGGAGTGGTCGGAGTGAGCCAGCGCGTCACGTCACCGGACCCGTGTGACAACTGCGGTGAGAACGACAACATCACCGTGTCGCGGTACGTGCCGTGGCTCGAAGCCCACCGGATGGTCTGTGAGTCGTGCCTGTTCGGCAACTGCGACCTCTTCGGCCGGTCGCGATCGGGTGCGCACTGGAATGGAGCGGAGCACTGATGACTGCGAGACCATCGACTGGTGCGGCTCGGCGTGGGCGATCGTCGGCCGCGAAGATGGTCTCATCCGACTGCGGCGCACGCACGACAAGAACGCCCTCGCCCGGCAGGGCGACGAGGTGCTGGTCCTGCCGGGAATGGTTGGTCTCGACCCCGACTGACGACATGCCCCTCCAGGCACCAACAATTATCCCGGCACGACACGGAGTGAACCCATGACACAGACGACACCATTCGAGAGCGGAGACACGAACGAAGTGCCCGCGGCGGTGTTCCGCGCGATGGGCGCGATCGTCCAGCAGATGCCGGAGTGTGAGTTTGACCGCGTAGCGTTCGCGCAGATGGCCGGCGGCGCGGAGATCGAACTGGAGATCACGTCCACCGAGAACGCGACGTGGATCACGAACGCGCTGGAGGAACACCTCACGCGGTGCCACGAGCCCGACATGACGTACACGGGTGAGTCGATTGAGACCGAGGTGCGTGGCTACCTCTCGGCTGAGGATGCCACGGCACTCATCAACGACTGCTAGATCTGGAACTCGTCTCTAGCCCATGAACACGACAATCAAAACAGAAGACTTGACTAAGACGGATCGGCCAGCGCACTACAACTATCACACAGAAACCATCTGTACCCTATACTTGGGGTTCGAGTATCGGCCCGGAGAGGGGCTTGTGCTCCCCGAGTATCAAGAGGGTACGGACGAACTCCAAAAAGCGATTGAGGGTGACGACGAGCTGACTTTCCGATTCACCGAGAATCGGCATGGCGAGCCAGCACTCAGAGTCAGTCGTCTCAAAGAGGGGTGGCGCGACTGCCCGTTTGACGGCCTACCGACCCCGGAGCGGGTTCGTAAAGCAAGGGAGTATTGGGAAGAGGGCAAGTCTCTGGAAGAGATCGACTCCAAGCCCGAAGAGGTCACACCCACGATGACGTGCAAGTGCGGGAATGAGATCGAGTACCGTGGAGACGGCGAGGTCCGCTGCGGACAGTGTGGGAAGAGACTGGCCGTCGAAACGCCGCGATAACTCCGAACTACCTCTAGAACACCATGAACGAAGAACTACCAGACCCAGAGCAGTACCGGATGATCCGGATGACCGCGCACCAGTACCTCGATCGTGCGCGTCAAGAGACGGACGAGCCGCTCGGCATGAGCATCGAGTTGAGCGTCGAAGACGACGAACTGTGGGCGTACCGCATCCACGTGTACGAGCGGGACCAGCCCGATCATGAAGGCCGTCACTGGCACGCTGAGGGAACCGAGCACGAACTGGAAGATCCGAAGCTACCCTGACGACCTCGTACATCAGACTGCTCGCGGCGAAGGGCTTTTACTAGCGAGGGTCGTTGTGTGAAACGGATAGGACTGCGGTGGGCACTTCCCCACTGCGTTCTTACTACATTCCTTAGCCGCGGCCATGCACAGTCCCGCGCCCAAGGCCGTCAGTCGAAGTACGAAAGTACCTGTTCCTGCCGCCACTCCATATCCTCGATCACCATCTCCTCGCCCTCGTCCGTGAGGGTATAGACGTTCTCCCGCTTCGAGGCGTCCGGTCTGTTTTTGTTCACCATGCCGCGGTCGACAAGCTTGTCCAGATTGCGATAATAGGCGTCTCTGCGATTCTGATGCCGGCCCTCCAGATGATCGGCAATGTCCGCTCCGGACGGATCATCGAGGCCGGCGATGCCGAAGAGGATGCTAATCTGGAGTCGTGTGGGGTCGTCGTTTCGTGGCATTAGCCGTCCTCCAGCTCGCCGATCCGTTCCTCCACTTCGTCCAGCCGCTCCTTTAGCGACTCGGCAGTAGTGGGCGAGACCTCGGGGCGCTGCGTGAGTATCTGGCGGATGTACGCCGAGCGCGTCATGCCCTTCTCGTCGGCCTCGTCGTCCAAATCCTCGATCAACTCCTCGTCCAGCCGGATCGTGGTCTCTCTCATGCCCCGCTAGTCCACAGACCGGCTACAAAACGATACGGATACGGCGGGATGACTGACACTGACGCCTCGCGGATGTATCGGTTCCCGATACGTTTATTGAGATGGAGATGTAAGCGTACTGTGTATGGCAACCACCGAGGAGGCTGCCGAACTGGCGTTGAGCGACGAAACTGGTTTTCAGCGCGACCTGCTGACGGTCATCGCAAAACTCGGCGATCCCCACGGTCTCGGGATCAAAGAGGAGTTGGAGCAGCACTACGGCAAGGAGATCCACCACGGCCGGCTGTACCCGAACCTTGACGACCTGATCCAGCGCGGGCTGGTCGAGAAGGGCGTGGTCGACCGCCGGACGAACTCCTACGAGCTGACCGAGCGCGGCCGGCGCGAGATTGAACTCGACCTGCGGTTTCGGGAGGCGTTCATCGATGAGTAAGTCCGCCGACGCGCCGATCACGGAAGACCTCGATTGGCGGGAGGTCCACGAGCGCCCCTCGCCGTCGACGATGGCGATCGAGCCGATGCGCCGCGAGGCGAAAGAGGTCACGACGGCGGTCTTTGAGAACAACTTCAACGTGGATCTTGACGACGCTCTCAGTAGCCGATCTCGGAAGCTACAGCGCGAACTGGAGCGCCGCCTGGGGATCACCTACCCGGACTGTCCACAGTGCCAGACGGAGGGTGAGTGGGGACAGGAACCCGGCGAGCCGCTAATCTGCTACGTCTGTTGGGAGGGTCCGCCCGAGGACATCCGGCACGAGGTCCACCGGCAGTGGAAGCGGATTTTTGAGGTGCGTGACGATGAGTGACTCCGCTACAGAGCTAACCGAGAGCGTTCGCGACCAGAACGTCCGGCGACCGCATGAGAGGGTGAAATGCGAGTTGCCGCGCTGGGTGCTAACTGAGACGATCGCCTTTGCGGAAGTAGTGGAGCGCGACCGGGAGAACCCCAACTCGCTTCGAGAAAGCGCCGGGGCGGTCCAGAAGGTGCTCGACCGACGTCTCACACGCTATGACGCGGACTGCACCTGTGGCCCCGACGAGGCGTGCGACAGTTGCCCGCCGGACAAATTCGGCCAGGAGTCCGCCGATGCCTGAGTCACGCGACGGTTCTCTGAACGAGAGCCGGCACGAGGAAATCGAGATCGTCAACCAGCGGTGGAAGTGGCAGGTGGTAGCCTCTGCTCTCCGCGCGCTTCTCGAAGACGAGGAGGCAGATCGGCTGCTTCAAGCGGACGCGGAGCCGGTACTCCGCACAATAGAGAACGGGCTCGAACTGGATGAGGACGAGCGCACAACGGAGACATTCGATGACTGAGCAATCGCAAAACGAGAGCCACCACTACCCGGACGGCGTACTGAAATCGTACTGTGGCGACTGTGGAGAGCGGTTCTACGCTCGCCGCCATCCGAGCTACTGTCCGTACTGCGGGCATGACAAAGTGTTCAACGAGGGGCACGGCGAGGTGGGCCATGCCTGAAACAGAGGCAGATGAGAGCCGTCACTGTCTCGATCTCTTCGCCGGACTCGGTGGTTTCTCGGCGGCGTTCGAGGACTCGCCCGACTGGCGCGTGACGACGGTCGACCTCAACGACGAGTTCGATCCGGACATCTGCGCGGACGTGATGGAGCTCCAGGCCGACGACCTCCCCGACCCCGACCTGGTGCTCGCGTCCCCGCCATGCACGGACTTCTCGGTTGCGTGCATCACGCAGAAGTGGGATCATAGCGAGCGACGGCGGCCGAAGCACCTACCGGAGTGGGAGAGTATCGCTGAATCCGTTGCGATCGTCTACCGGACGATGTGGCTGGTGCAGGAACTCTCCCCGGACTGGTGGTTCATGGAAAACCCGCAGGGGATGCTCGGGAAGTTGATCGGCCCTTCGGTCGGAACGGTCCACTACTGTCAGTACGGCAGCGAGTTCAAGAAACCGACCCAGTTGTGGGGTCGACACCCGCCGATGGAGTATCGGAAGTGCGGCGGCGCTCCTAACTGCCACGTCTCGAACGCACGGGAGGTCAACACGTTCCGGGACGAGAGTCGCACGCGCGCCGTGGGCGTCGACAACAGCGCCGAGCGAGCCAAGGTCCCGCGGGAGCTCTCCGAGAACATCCTCGACGCGGTGGAGTCGGCATACCAGAACCCCCCGCCGAAGCAGTCGCTACTCACGGAGGCAGCATGAGCGATACAGAGCCAACAGGGGGCCGTCGATGAGCTTCGAGGAGTTCGGCAAGACGATGGACAGTCTCATGGACAACATGCTGTCGTCGTTCACACGCGCGACGGCCCGCCTCAGCCGCACGATGCAGATGCTCACAAGCCCCGGTCCGTCGGCTGAGGGTCGTCGTCTCACGGAGGACCTGTGCCGCGAGGACTACGACCTCGTGGAGCGCAACAGCGTGCGCGTCGACCGCGTTGATTCCGAGCAGCACGCCGGCGACGCGGCGGCCGTGGCCTACCACGACGGCACGGACTGGTCGGACGTGACGCGGTACGACCTGAGCGAGATCGAGGACTACCTGGAGCTGGTGAACGATGAGTGACGGTGCGAACTCCGTCGAAGAGAGGCTGCACGACGGGTATCCGGTGCGAGAGCGGTGGGAAGGTGATTACGACGCCCTCGGATACCAGATCGTCGGGGACCTCTCGGGGCACGAGACCGACCCGATCACGATCCACTACGACGATGCCTACGAGCCCGTCCTCGGGACCTTCGAGGGGATCTCCAAACACAACAGTTGGCTGAGTTTAGCCAACGACGGCGACTGGGTCACGCTCAGGCCGGACGGCCACCTCAGCAGAGGAGAGCCCGACAACGAGGGATCGATGACCGTGCTCGGGGTTGCCGAAAAAGTGGTGGCGTGGGAGCATCCCGATGAGTGACGATCTCGTGAAGGAGGTGTATCTGCTGTTCCTATGGGATGGGAACAGCCAGGGGACCCACGACGTCATCGGTGCGTTCACGAACGAAGATGCAGCCAAGCAGGCAGCCGAAGACGTCGACACGTTCGGAAGCGTTCACGTCGATTCGGTCCCGTTGAATCAGGTGATCGACCTGTGACAGAGGGGACGGGGACCTACCGATGACCGAAGAGTACGCCCTCAACCAAGGCAACGACCTCGCGGACGACGACCCGGAGAACCAGTCGAGCAGACACACTCTCCGGGGCTGTCTCAAGCTTCATGACTACGAGACGACAGTGGAGTATCTGAGCACTCAGAAGGTGCAAATCAAGCTTGAGTGTCCCAAATGCCCGGACCGGCGGTTGCACTATGGGAACTGGAGGTTCGATGACGATGACGAGTGACCCTGCTACACAGCGAAGAGAGCTAGAACAGTTGGCCGCGGAAGTGGTCGACGAGAACCGCCACATGGCCAGCGGTGTGCTCACCGACGATTTGGAAGAGCGCCACGCCCACCTCGATGCCCTCGCAAACGAAGCGTTAGACATGACGGACGGATCGCCGCTGTTCCCGGTCCTCAAACGTGCGATCCGCGACGAGGTCCGCGATCGAGAGGGCGTATCGGCGTGCTGTGGCGCACTGATCCGGACGACGATGTACGGCCTGCGAGTGTGCTCGCGGTGCCGGCGGGAGGTAGACGATGCCGACTGACAACCCTTCGGCAGAGAGCCCTCAAATCCTCCGAGAGCACTGCGTGTTCGGAGAGAATCGGGCCTATCTGCTCATGGCGATCGCCCGCCGCAAGGAGAACAAGCACCTCTCCAGCTCCGGCGAGATCGTGTTTCGAGAGGTCGTCAAGGATGGGCGAGACATCCGGCGGAAGTACGACAAACTCCGCGCCCTCGCGCGTGGCTACCGTACCGATAGCGGCGAGGGGGCTAACTTCCGCCTCTACGTGACGGTGAACGCTCGGGATATGCGCTCAGGGTACTGGAACTTCCGCGAGCGCATGAACGGCTGGTCTCGGGACATGGTGGCCGGCGACGACGCCGTGGCCCGGAAGCTAAAGCGTGTAGGAGGTCACTGGATGTCGGATCTCCAGAAGTCGGAGAACGCCGATGATCCATGCCTGTTCCTGTTCGACGTCGACGACACGAGACGCTTCGCGCTGAACTCGATCACCAGCGGGCTAACCGACCACACGGAGCTGCGGCGGGTCCAAGA
The genomic region above belongs to Halococcus saccharolyticus DSM 5350 and contains:
- a CDS encoding ribbon-helix-helix domain-containing protein; this translates as MRETTIRLDEELIEDLDDEADEKGMTRSAYIRQILTQRPEVSPTTAESLKERLDEVEERIGELEDG
- a CDS encoding DNA cytosine methyltransferase, producing the protein MPETEADESRHCLDLFAGLGGFSAAFEDSPDWRVTTVDLNDEFDPDICADVMELQADDLPDPDLVLASPPCTDFSVACITQKWDHSERRRPKHLPEWESIAESVAIVYRTMWLVQELSPDWWFMENPQGMLGKLIGPSVGTVHYCQYGSEFKKPTQLWGRHPPMEYRKCGGAPNCHVSNAREVNTFRDESRTRAVGVDNSAERAKVPRELSENILDAVESAYQNPPPKQSLLTEAA
- a CDS encoding PadR family transcriptional regulator, with product MSDETGFQRDLLTVIAKLGDPHGLGIKEELEQHYGKEIHHGRLYPNLDDLIQRGLVEKGVVDRRTNSYELTERGRREIELDLRFREAFIDE
- a CDS encoding MarR family winged helix-turn-helix transcriptional regulator; translated protein: MPRNDDPTRLQISILFGIAGLDDPSGADIADHLEGRHQNRRDAYYRNLDKLVDRGMVNKNRPDASKRENVYTLTDEGEEMVIEDMEWRQEQVLSYFD